A part of Gossypium hirsutum isolate 1008001.06 chromosome A07, Gossypium_hirsutum_v2.1, whole genome shotgun sequence genomic DNA contains:
- the LOC107955370 gene encoding ribonuclease 2, with product MASLSAQIPLCLALMMAACLMIGINGSIDGAQREFDYFALSLQWPGTICHKTRHCCSSNACCRGSNSPTEFTIHGLWPDYNDGTWPSCCYRSQFDVKEISTLLDALEKYWPSLYCGKSSTCFSGKGLFWAHEWEKHGTCSSPVIRDEYSYFITTLNVYFKYNVTKILNEAGYAPSNSERYPLGGIVSAIENSFRATPEVICSKEAVEEIRLCFFKDFKPRNCLASKTSCPKYVSLPAYVSMGREASESEIAWISDDEAL from the exons atggCGTCCCTCTCTGCCCAAATCCCTCTCTGCTTGGCCTTAATGATGGCTGCCTGTTTGATGATAGGCATCAATGGAAGCATAGATGGAGCTCAGAGGGAGTTCGATTACTTTGCTTTGTCTCTTCAATGGCCCGGCACCATCTGCCACAAGACTCGCCATTGCTGCTCCTCCAATGCCTGCTGCCGAGG CTCGAACTCTCCAACTGAATTTACCATTC ATGGATTGTGGCCGGATTATAATGATGGAACCTGGCCTTCCTGTTGTTACCGATCTCAGTTTGATGTCAAAGAG ATTTCAACATTGCTTGATGCACTTGAGAAGTACTGGCCATCGTTATATTGTGGCAAATCATCAACCTGCTTCAGTGGAAAAGGGTTATTTTGGGCTCATGAG TGGG AGAAGCATGGAACTTGCTCATCTCCGGTTATTCGAGATGAATACAGCTACTTTATAACAACCCTCAATGTTTACTTCAAATATAACGTCACA AAAATACTGAATGAAGCTGGATATGCTCCTTCTAATAGTGAAAGGTATCCTCTTGGAGGCATTGTCTCTGCCATTGAGAATTCTTTCCGGGCAACACCAGAAGTGATTTGCTCAAAAGAAGCCGTGGAGGAAATTCGCTTATGCTTCTTTAAGGATTTCAAG CCTCGGAACTGTTTGGCTTCAAAGACCTCATGTCCCAAGTACGTGAGCTTGCCAGCCTATGTGTCGATGG GAAGGGAAGCATCGGAATCTGAGATAGCATGGATATCTGATGATGAAGCTCTGTAA